CAAGTCAGACTTGGACCACTTGCGAGCTGTTCCTACAGAGGAAGCAAGAAACTTTGCCAACGAGAACAATTTGCTTTTCACTGAGGCATCTGCATTGAGTTCCGACAACGTCGACTTGTCGTTTCACCagttattgaagaacatctACGAGATGATCTCCAAGCACCAGTTGGACACTAACGACGGTGGCTCCAACAAGCCTACGACCGGCGGTCCTACCATCTCGTTGACTCCTGCTCCACAGGAAAAGAGGAGTAAGAATAACTCCAACTGTTGTTAGACAGACTGTTAGACAGAAATCACTGTTAACGATCTGTTAGACAGAATACTGTTAGACAGACTACTCAACTGTTGTTAGACACAGCAGCGTAGAATAGCACAAATAAACAAGCAAGATTTGTAATTCAATGGCTGTGTTGACCTTAGATTCTGGTGTTGTAATTTAGTAATACATATATTTAACTATGGTACATAATAGTATAAATCATAAGATCTATCGAATACTCATAGAGTATATTCTCCTAGAGTGATGTATACCCTTATAGAATACTGACATACAAGCATTTTAGTATGCCCTATATCTGATCTATACTATTCGGTATTTACTGACGTCTGAAGCCTCCCTGAGGTTTCCTTATAGCTGGCACTCGTGCTTTGACACTAACTGGAGTCTTTAATGGTTTGGAGATACCCTTACCTCTTTCTAAGCccaatcttttctttggaTCCAATGGTGGAGGGCTCTCTATGCTCAATGAGACAATCTGCTCACCTCGCAAGATTATCAAACCCAAAGATCTCTTATCAAATGTAGGATCGTGTTTGCCGTCCGAGCCAGcacttttcttcatcgaaACAATAGACTTCTTAGTGattcttgtttcttcagtATCTGAAAGTACCAAATTCAAGTGTTTATCAAAAGCTAAAAGTGATCCTATAAAAAAGCGGTTGTCTATCGTCGATATTTTGAGACGATAATGTATCAAATCCGACATCTTGGTCGTTTTGGTAATGGGCAATGACGACTAGAAATAGTTAGTATCGAACAACATTATGATATTGtagactgaaaaattctaaAACAAAACTGaaacaagttcaaaattCACCAGAAGAGCCAAGAATTTTCCCATTCAAACATCATAAAAGCAAAACGGAATCATGCATACCATTTTATATCTGAATTACAATAAATCtctatatttatatttcaTAACTATTCCATTACTTCAAACTCTTCTCTATTAAAGTCTACAAACCAAGTTGGTGATATTAGTCTGAGCACGACTTCTCCAGCCAAGATTCCAAAAGCTACAAGaaccaaattgaaatttcactCCGctttttctacaattgcaaaacaCACGAAATAGACCCATTGCTAtgtctgaag
This window of the Scheffersomyces stipitis CBS 6054 chromosome 6, complete sequence genome carries:
- a CDS encoding predicted protein (go_component nucleus; small nucleolar ribonucleoprotein complex): MSSLPITKTTKMSDLIHYRLKISTIDNRFFIGSLLAFDKHLNLVLSDTEETRITKKSIVSMKKSAGSDGKHDPTFDKRSLGLIILRGEQIVSLSIESPPPLDPKKRLGLERGKGISKPLKTPVSVKARVPAIRKPQGGFRRQ